In Euphorbia lathyris chromosome 9, ddEupLath1.1, whole genome shotgun sequence, the following are encoded in one genomic region:
- the LOC136206760 gene encoding pentatricopeptide repeat-containing protein At1g62930, chloroplastic-like has translation MLATTSRRLLLSSSSASSLTLSPLHQITGIISLFHTCNSGAEFNEIVSSFDKLLRTKPRPSVIEFNKLLSALVRMKHFQTAISLSKQMELVRIKPDVCHLNILINCFCHLEQLNFGFSILAKIYKLGCQHDIVSFNTLIDGLCREGRIDSAVDFFDKIVAMGHQPNVRTYTMIVNWLCKIGNLHGAISLLERMAEKGCEPNVVTYSSIIDGLCKNNLVSEAFELFTQIKNRGLSIDVITYSSLIHGMFFLSKWKEALALFIEMLSKNIEPTIVTFNILVDGLCKEGLIVEAECIVGKMIQKGVEPDVVTYSSLMDAYGLHGRMCLVRKVFDVMIRKGCNPNVHTYSILINWYCKKTMICEAKQLFYEMLCKSLIPNNCTYNSLIWGLCHVRSPWEAMEFFKEWCASGFIPDIVTYSILLHGFCKYGYLDVAFYLFHEMQVNKLKPNMFIYNILIDGISKARRLKDVKNLLSRLSVDGLLPTIYTFNIIINGLIREGYMDKAYNVFREMKKGGCSPDSCTYNTIIHGFLRRKDLSRATELIREMCDKGFSNTT, from the coding sequence ATGCTCGCCACCACCTCCAGacgccttcttctttcttcctcttcagCTTCATCTCTCACTCTTTCTCCGTTGCATCAGATTACAGGTATCATTTCTCTCTTCCATACTTGTAATTCTGGCGCTGAGTTCAATGAAATTGTCTCCTCCTTTGATAAGCTTCTTCGCACGAAGCCCCGCCCTTCCGTCATTGAGTTCAACAAATTGTTGTCTGCACTCGTTAGGATGAAACATTTTCAGACTGCCATTTCTTTGTCCAAGCAGATGGAATTGGTTAGAATTAAACCAGATGTTTGTCATTTGAACATCTTGATTAATTGCTTCTGCCATTTAGAGCAATTGAATTTTGGATTTTCCATTTTGGCCAAAATTTACAAGCTTGGTTGTCAGCATGACATTGTatcttttaatactttgattgATGGGTTATGTAGAGAAGGTAGAATTGACTCTGCAGtagatttttttgataaaatagtGGCTATGGGTCATCAACCTAATGTGCGTACTTATACTATGATTGTGAATTGGCTATGTAAAATTGGAAATTTGCATGGGGCTATATCTTTGCTTGAAAGAATGGCTGAGAAAGGTTGCGAGCCTAATGTGGTCACTTATAGTTCTATAATTGATGGACTTTGcaagaataacttagttagtgAAGCTTTTGAACTCTTCACACAGATTAAGAATCGAGGCCTTTCTATTGATGTTATTACTTATAGCTCTCTAATTCATGGTATGTTCTTTTTGAGTAAGTGGAAGGAAGCTTTGGCATTGTTCATTGAAATGTTGAGTAAGAATATAGAACCAACTATAGTTACTTTTAACATATTGGTTGATGGACTTTGCAAGGAAGGATTGATAGTAGAAGCTGAATGTATAGTTGGAAAAATGATTCAAAAGGGTGTTGAACCCGATGTTGTTACTTACAGTTCATTAATGGATGCATATGGTTTACATGGGCGAATGTGTCTTGTTAGAAAAGTGTTCGATGTGATGATAAGAAAGGGTTGCAATCCTAATGTGCATACTTATAGCATATTGATTAATTGGTATTGTAAGAAGACAATGATTTGTGAGGCAAAACAACTTTTTTATGAAATGCTTTGTAAGAGTTTAATTCCTAATAATTGTACCTATAATTCTCTTATTTGGGGCTTATGCCACGTAAGAAGCCCTTGGGAAGCCATGGAGTTTTTTAAGGAGTGGTGTGCAAGTGGCTTTATTCCGGATATAGTAACTTACTCAATTTTGCTACATGGCTTTTGTAAATATGGATATCTCGATGttgcattttatttatttcatgaaATGCAAGTCAACAAGTTGAAGCCCAATATGTTTATCTATAATATCCTCATTGATGGCATCTCCAAAGCTCGGAGGCTCAAAGATGTTAAGAATTTGTTATCTAGACTTTCTGTTGATGGGTTGCTGCCTACTATATACACATTTAATATAATAATCAATGGACTTATCAGAGAAGGATACATGGATAAAGCATATAACGTCTTCAGAGAAATGAAAAAGGGTGGTTGCTCGCCGGATAGTTGCACTTACAATACTATTATCCATGGATTTCTCCGACGTAAGGATCTATCAAGGGCAACTGAACTTATTCGCGAGATGTGTGACAAGGGTTTCTCTAACACCACATAG